In a single window of the Cydia amplana chromosome 4, ilCydAmpl1.1, whole genome shotgun sequence genome:
- the LOC134663095 gene encoding protein lethal(2)essential for life-like, with protein sequence MAFYPLYLEYERPRRPRQLADQHFGLGLTPQDYLTILALPQNKEYCRPWRNLQAAARDVGSTIREEKDKFQVNLDVQHFAPEEISVKTVDGYLVVEAKHEERRDEHGYISRSFCRRYALPEGIEADAVISKLSSDGVLTITAPLKEPPKASNERIVPIVQTGPVKKQVEGTEEQG encoded by the coding sequence ATGGCTTTCTATCCTCTTTACTTGGAATACGAGCGTCCCCGGCGACCTCGTCAACTGGCAGATCAACACTTCGGACTGGGGCTAACTCCTCAAGACTACCTGACCATCCTCGCTTTACCGCAGAACAAGGAATACTGCAGACCGTGGCGAAACCTTCAGGCAGCGGCCCGTGACGTCGGCTCAACTATCAGGGAAGAAAAGGACAAGTTCCAAGTCAATTTGGACGTTCAGCATTTCGCGCCCGAAGAGATCTCGGTCAAGACTGTCGACGGTTACCTGGTCGTAGAAGCCAAGCACGAAGAAAGACGGGACGAGCACGGATACATTTCGAGAAGTTTCTGTAGAAGATATGCCCTCCCTGAAGGCATTGAGGCTGATGCAGTGATCTCAAAGTTGTCGTCAGATGGTGTGTTGACTATCACAGCGCCTCTGAAAGAGCCTCCTAAAGCTTCTAATGAGAGAATAGTCCCTATTGTGCAGACGGGTCCTGTGAAGAAACAAGTGGAAGGAACTGAGGAGCAGGGATAA
- the LOC134663049 gene encoding uncharacterized protein LOC134663049, which produces MARTQSSRCIESSTEVFTRITMYALVCLSLLACALAAPQYYFRPPPPPPPHHHHHEHYHGSDLDDFMTDDIFDTGRFFTHFNREMEQLEKAIEELVKHFPSQATSGLQGNQYKININLNGFDEKEISVKAREGLVMVQAVHKTEEGGERSYLDVRTLPSFVKTESGSWTYGEDLLRIVFDVKEGAGTTEVAGTTEAVEVTLAPDREEVESHENDITDQDADVGARGDTELITNEIPKGEETVEATTYAVDFNNDVEFVPVRLNPIKQ; this is translated from the coding sequence ATGGCCAGGACGCAGTCGAGCCGCTGTATAGAATCGTCTACAGAAGTGTTCACTCGTATCACAATGTACGCGCTTGTGTGTTTAAGTCTCCTAGCTTGCGCCCTTGCGGCACCCCAATACTATTTCcggccaccgccgccgccgccgcctcacCACCACCATCATGAACACTACCACGGCTCCGACTTGGACGACTTCATGACCGATGATATTTTCGACACCGGAAGATTCTTCACACATTTCAACAGAGAAATGGAACAGCTGGAAAAGGCGATCGAAGAACTCGTGAAACACTTCCCCAGTCAAGCTACATCCGGTCTTCAGGGAAACCAATACAAAATCAACATAAACCTCAACGGTTTCGACGAGAAGGAGATCTCTGTTAAAGCTAGAGAAGGCTTAGTGATGGTTCAGGCCGTTCACAAGACTGAAGAAGGCGGCGAGAGGAGCTACTTGGACGTAAGGACGCTTCCATCCTTCGTTAAAACCGAGAGCGGTAGCTGGACGTACGGTGAAGACCTTTTGAGGATTGTGTTTGATGTTAAAGAGGGTGCTGGTACCACTGAAGTTGCGGGAACCACCGAGGCTGTTGAGGTGACTCTGGCTCCTGATCGCGAGGAGGTGGAAAGCCACGAGAATGACATCACGGATCAGGATGCTGACGTCGGCGCGCGAGGTGACACCGAACTTATCACCAACGAGATCCCTAAGGGAGAGGAGACGGTGGAAGCTACTACGTATGCGGTTGATTTTAACAATGACGTAGAGTTTGTGCCTGTGCGTTTGAACCCAATTAAGCAATAA